A DNA window from Daucus carota subsp. sativus chromosome 3, DH1 v3.0, whole genome shotgun sequence contains the following coding sequences:
- the LOC108214484 gene encoding DEAD-box ATP-dependent RNA helicase 7: MPSFPLSENLSPEKKEKKMKKLKESVNLDSSIEKKVKKEKKKRALSDSDDFTAIDSEKKSKKKEKKRKLSEDEDERSETSSERGEPVNLKEKKSKKAKLMEEAEEEEENPNAVSNFRISEPLRNKLKSKGIEALFPIQAMTFNIILEGSDLVGRARTGQGKTLAFVLPILESLTNGAFKGSRKTGYGRAPSVLVLLPTRELATQVAADFETYGGSLGLNSCCLYGGAPYQPQHTQLIRGVDIVVGTPGRIKDHLERGNLDFSSLKFRVLDEADEMLKMGFVDDVELILGKVEDASKVQTLLFSATLPIWVKQIAARFLKPDKKTADLVGNERMKASTNVRHIVIPCSSSARAQLIPDIIRCYSSGGRSIIFTETKDSASQLAGILPGARALHGDIQQATREVTLSGFRSGKFMTLVATNVAARGLDINDVQLIIQCEPPRDVEAYIHRSGRTGRAGKSGVAVMLYDPRRSNFSRIERESGVKFEHMAAPQPADIAKAAGLEAVETINEISDNVIPIFKSAAEELMSTSGLTPVELLAKALAKTTGYTEIKSRSLLTSMENFTTLLLEAGRPIYTPSVAFSILRRFLPEEKVETVKGLALTADGRGAVFDVSAADLDTFLSGQENAAGVSLTVVTELPELQEKEQSRGGRFGGGGRGGRFSGGRGGGFNDRRNDRFSGGRGGGRNRW; encoded by the exons ATGCCTTCTTTTCCTCTCTCCGAAAATCTCTCCCCCGagaaaaaagagaagaagatgaagaaactaaAGGAATCAGTTAATCTCGACTCTTCGATCGAGAAGAAGGTCAAGAAGGAGAAAAAGAAGAGAGCTTTATCTGATTCCGACGACTTTACGGCGATTGATTCGGAGAAGAAGAGtaagaagaaggagaagaagcgAAAGTTATCGGAAGACGAAGACGAGAGGAGCGAGACGAGCTCGGAGCGCGGCGAGCCGGTGAATTTGAAGGAGAAGAAGAGTAAGAAGGCTAAGTTGATGGAGGAAGCGGAGGAAGAGGAGGAGAATCCGAATGCGGTGTCGAATTTCAGGATTTCGGAGCCGTTGAGGAATAAGTTGAAGTCTAAGGGGATTGAGGCGTTGTTTCCGATACAGGCGATGACGTTTAATATTATTCTTGAGGGTTCTGATTTGGTTGGGAGGGCTCGGACTGGTCAG GGTAAAACCTTAGCATTTGTGTTACCCATATTAGAGTCCTTGACAAATGGAGCATTTAAAGGATCACGAAAGACTGGTTATGGGAGGGCACCAAGTGTTCTTGTGCTATTGCCTACCAGGGAGCTGGCAACACAG GTGGCTGCGGATTTTGAAACCTATGGAGGGTCTTTGGGGTTGAATTCATGCTGTTTGTATGGGGGTGCTCCCTACCAGCCTCAGCATACGCAGCTGATTAGAGGGGTTGATATAGTTGTGGGAACGCCGGGTCGTATCAAG GATCACTTAGAAAGAGGAAATCTTGATTTTAGCTCTTTGAAGTTCCGTGTTCTTGATGAAGCTGATGAAATGCTTAAGATGGGTTTTGTTGATGATGTTGAACTTATATTAG GTAAAGTAGAAGATGCAAGCAAAGTTCAAACTCTATTATTCAGCGCAACCTTGCCTATTTGGGTGAAGCAG ATTGCTGCCAGGTTTCTGAAGCCAGATAAGAAAACCGCCGATCTTGTTGGTAATGAGAGAATGAAGGCTAGTACAAATGTCAGACATATTGTTATTCCCTGCTCTAGTTCGGCAAGAGCACAGCTCATTCCAGATATTATTCGCTGTTATAGCAG TGGAGGACGTTCAATAATTTTTACCGAGACCAAAGATTCTGCTTCTCAGTTAGCTGGTATATTGCCTGGAGCACGTGCTTTGCATGGGGATATACAACAGGCCACACGCGAG GTTACACTTTCTGGATTTAGATCAGGCAAATTTATGACGTTGGTGGCAACAAATGTGGCAGCACGGGGACTCGATATCAATGACGTGCAGTTGATCATTCAG TGTGAACCTCCACGTGATGTAGAAGCATATATTCATCGATCTGGACGGACAGGGAGAGCAG GAAAATCTGGTGTTGCTGTTATGCTTTATGATCCAAGAAGGTCAAACTTTTCTAGGATAGAGAGAGAATCCGGTGTAAAGTTCGAACATATGGCTGCTCCTCAGCCAGCTGATATTGCTAAAGCTGCTGGCTTAGAAGCTGTAGAAACAATCAATGAAATTTCTGATAA TGTAATTCCGATCTTTAAGTCTGCCGCCGAGGAGCTAATGAGTACTTCTGGACTGACACCAGTAGAACTGCTGGCAAAGGCACTTGCCAAAACCACT GGATATACTGAGATTAAGAGTAGGTCACTCCTTACTTCTATGGAGAACTTCACCACATTACTTCTTGAGGCTGGAAGACCCATTTACACGCCATC TGTTGCTTTTAGTATCTTGAGGAGGTTTTTACCAGAAGAGAAAGTTGAAACTGTCAAGGGTCTTGCTCTTACAGCTGATGGGAGGGGAGCTGTATTTGATGTGTCTGCAGCAGATTTGGATACATTTCTTTCTG GTCAGGAAAATGCAGCTGGTGTGAGTTTAACGGTGGTAACAGAATTGCCAGAGTTGCAAGAGAAGGAGCAATCCAGAGGGGGAAGATTTGGAGGTGGTGGTCGTGGTGGTAGGTTTTCTGGGGGAAGAGGTGGTGGGTTTAATGATCGAAGAAATGACAGATTTTCAGGAGGGAGAGGTGGTGGTAGAAACAGATGGTGA